In Schistocerca serialis cubense isolate TAMUIC-IGC-003099 chromosome 8, iqSchSeri2.2, whole genome shotgun sequence, one genomic interval encodes:
- the LOC126416214 gene encoding vesicle-associated membrane protein 4-like isoform X2 codes for MPPKFKKTVPQEDLVAAKDEERASLLEQQSGSEEDEGFFLNSPSTKREKKTLENERIKQVHGQITEVIETLRDNVKILDRGKRLEELQDTSDRLTAASIDFREASNRMKRRAWAQQMRTRAILIAVCIILLVGLIVPVIVHYSRA; via the exons ATGCCGCCCAAGTTTAAGAAAACTGTGCCTCAAGAAGATTTAGTGGCCGCCAAAGATGAGGAAAGA GCTTCACTGTTGGAACAACAAAGTGGAAGTGAGGAAGATGAAGGTTTCTTTCTTAA TTCTCCATCAACAAAACGTGAAAAGAAAACCTTAGAAAACGAACGTATTAAACA AGTCCatggtcagatcaccgaagtaattGAAACATTAAGAGATAATGTGAAAATCCTAGACAGAGGCAAACGTCTTGAAGAACTACAGGACACATCAGACAGATTGACAGCTGCGAGTATAGATTTCAGGGAAGCTTCTAACCGAATGAAAAGACGTGCCTGGGCTCAGCAGATGAGAACGCGAGCCATATtaattgcagtttgcatcatactATTGGTGGGTTTGATAG
- the LOC126416213 gene encoding CCAAT/enhancer-binding protein-like, producing MDSPQMYDNAHPSVTSVDIAAKKVLVNGQNSSPISSINNTGKATGAILLKHQQYHLQEHQGDLADLNTPEISLDLQNLIEDSQFNEGLFTEILNGQPHGVVKNAHHSHHHHHSHHPHAGHHPHPAAQHLPSHHPSARSANTASLLGSAYPRTTLAYMPQPVHSGATYNSAAAVTAANGANSNGSTVSENSSSASTGSVPSIKEEPLDPADFRGAACQQQGGGSGGANAAVPVPYSGAAYSPPSGNFVSNGGGSTFTTLVTPGAAAAAAAAAAAAVHGHHPHPHHHPHQLLAAASLGAAKAGGAPAPPPSAPKPPQMHHHGSAGGGGRKSSKAIDKASDEYRRRRERNNIAVRKSREKAKIRSRETEEKVKLLVKENERLQKRIELLTEELNVLRSLFANVGVVPEQLHREINKHLDAFQQQHQGL from the coding sequence ATGGATTCGCCGCAAATGTATGACAACGCTCATCCTTCAGTAACGTCAGTGGACATTGCGGCTAAAAAAGTGCTAGTGAACGGTCAGAATAGCAGCCCCATCTCGTCGATCAACAACACAGGCAAGGCTACAGGTGCGATTCTTCTGAAGCATCAACAGTACCACCTGCAAGAGCACCAGGGAGATCTGGCAGACCTGAATACCCCGGAGATATCGTTAGATCTGCAGAATCTAATAGAGGACAGTCAGTTTAACGAAGGACTTTTTACGGAAATTTTGAACGGGCAGCCGCACGGTGTAGTGAAGAACGCGCACCAcagccaccaccaccatcacagccACCACCCGCACGCCGGACACCACCCTCACCCCGCGGCGCAGCATCTGCCTTCGCACCACCCTTCCGCGCGCTCGGCCAACACGGCTTCGCTGCTCGGCTCCGCGTACCCCCGCACTACTTTGGCGTATATGCCCCAGCCCGTCCACTCGGGCGCGACTTACAACTCTGCGGCGGCAGTCACCGCCGCGAACGGCGCTAACTCGAACGGCAGCACCGTCTCCGAGAACAGCTCGTCGGCGTCGACGGGCTCCGTGCCGAGCATCAAAGAGGAACCACTGGATCCTGCGGATTTCCGCGGCGCCGCATGCCAGCAGCagggaggcggcagcggcggcgccaaTGCAGCCGTGCCCGTGCCGTACTCCGGCGCGGCCTACTCGCCCCCGTCCGGTAACTTCGTCAGCAACGGGGGCGGCTCGACGTTCACGACGCTGGTGACGCCCggcgccgcggcggcggcggccgctgcggcggcggcggccgtgcACGGCCACCACCCGCACCCGCACCACCACCCCCATCAGCTGCTGGCCGCGGCGAGTCTGGGCGCCGCCAAGGCCGGGGGTGCGCCCGCGCCGCCTCCCTCCGCCCCCAAGCCGCCGCAGATGCACCATCACGGCTCGGCGGGCGGCGGCGGCCGCAAGAGCTCGAAGGCGATCGACAAGGCCAGCGACGAGTACCGCCGGAGGCGAGAGCGCAACAACATCGCGGTGCGCAAGTCGCGCGAGAAGGCGAAGATTCGGTCGCGGGAGACGGAGGAGAAGGTGAAGCTGCTCGTCAAGGAGAACGAACGCCTGCAGAAGCGCATCGAGCTGCTGACGGAAGAGCTGAACGTGCTGCGGTCGCTGTTTGCCAACGTGGGCGTCGTCCCGGAGCAGCTACACCGCGAGATCAACAAGCACCTGGATGCCTTCCAGCAGCAGCACCAGGGCCTGTGA